DNA sequence from the Sulfurimonas sp. HSL3-7 genome:
TTTTTATCATATCGGCACTGACCGCTGAATCGCAGAAGATCGAAGCGTATGAGATGGGCGCCGACAGTTATATCCACAAACCTTTCTCTCCCAGGGTCCTCGCATCTGAGATCATGGCGCTTTTCCGCCGATGCAATACCTACCAGCATCTCGTCCGGCACAACGAGATCTCCCTGGAAGATGATTTTTTCCGCTTGCGTATAAACGGGCATGTGTTGCAACTGACCCCCAGTGAATATCTCATTTTCAGCACCCTGTTCGAAAACAGGCGTTCGCCCTTCTCACGCCTCGATCTCGCAGCGCTTATCTATGAACACGGCCAGGGTGACATCAGTGAGCGGGGTATTGACAGCCATGTCGCCCATATCCGCAAAAAACTTCAGCCGTTCGATCAAAAAGATCTCATAGAGACAGTACGCGGTAAAGGGTACGTGATCAATGCGGATTAAATCTTTTCTGATTCTGGTTTACGGCACAGCCGGGCTCTTTATCGCCTCGATCACCGCCTTTATGACCTTTCTGATCATCGAAGAGCCGATCGGGTACAAAATGGGCTCCAAAATCGTGCTCACTGTTGTGCTGACAACCCCTGTCGTCATTCTGATCAGTGCTGTCACCGGAGGGTTGTTCGCGCGCCACATCAATGCCATCGCCGAGCGTCTGGAAAAGATCGCAGAGGGGGAATACGGCACCGATCTCTCCGGCAGTGCGATCAAAGAACTGGCGACCATCAACGATGTAAGCAACCGTTTGAGTCAGGAGATCAGCACGCTGTTAGGCTCGCTGAAAGCAAGAAACGAAGAGTTGAGCATGATGCTGCTTACCTTTTCGCACGATGTAAGAACACCGCTGATGATCGCCAACGGCTACATCGAAGAGCTCGAAGACAACCTGGTCCCCAGTGAAAGATTGCCGGCTGTGTATGAAAAGCTGAAGAACGAAAATAACTATATCAATGAGCTGTGTAATGATATTCTTACTTATCAACACTCCAGGGAGAAAGAAAGTCGCGTTAATGACGCGATACTGGTGCAGCCCATAGCCGATGAGGTCATTGCTCTTCTGGATGCACCTATTGTCAATGCTGTTGATCCGTCTATTTCTTTTGCTTTCAATGTCATCGATCTGAAGAAGGTCTTGATAAACCTTTTGCAAAACGCACTCAAATATGCACAATCCGAAGAGATAAAGATCTACAGCCAAGACGCCGAAATCATAGTCGAAGACTCCGGCATAGGGATAGAGCCGGTGCATCACAGCAAAATATTTGAGCCGTTCTACACTGTCGACAGCAGCAAGAACCGTGTACATAGCGGTTTCGGGCTGGGGTTGGCCATCACGAAAAATCTCTGCCGGCGCAACCAATGTCTCATCCAATACGATGCCGGTTATGAAAGAGGTGCCCGGTTTATTCTCTCCAAATCCTCTACGTCATAGGTGATGCGAGAGACGGTTTTTGATGAGTTATGTAGTTTAAATGTTTTTTGCTAGTAGTGTTGTTAGGTTTTTCTTTGTGTGCACAAAGAAAAACCTAACGAAAAAAGAAAGTGCAAGAACCTGACGGATATCGTTACTGCTAGAACTTTAAACTGTTAACAGTTGGCATTCCGTCACTACTGCCGGAATAAATGTTCTGACGTACAGGGGACACAAACTTCTAAGAAATTTTAAACCGTCTAGGGAGTTGAAAGTTCGACACTATGAGGCGCAGCCGAATTGAAAAGCATCAGCTTTTAGTCTCAATAAGATGCGTTACCGTTTTGCTTTTATCGTGGCATCTGCAGAGCTGACTGCAAGGAGTGGACTTGCGTTAAAAAAATCACTCTGTTTGAGCGTAGCGAGTTAGGGATTTTTAGGAAGGGAACGAATGGAAGGAAGGCAGTCGACAAGCAGCCTTCGGTGGTCGCATAGCGACAACACCTTTGGTTTCGAACCTATAAAAGCCAAGCAGTTGGCTTTTACTTTACGGTTCTCACCTCGAAGCCGTCACGAGAGCTTATTTGTTACTTTTTTTGCGGCAAAAAAAAGTAAGAGTGTATGCGATAAAAACACTTACTTCCTCTCAAAAACAGCAGTCAGAAGTTTCAAGATTATTATCTAAATTAGCTGTAGCTTTTTAGCGTTGCCAGCGCTTGATCTTATGCCCTTTGAGGGCGTAGAAGAAGATGAAGAGGTAGCACGGCAGGGTGACGGCATAGGCGAACTGCATGTCGCCGCCGAGCTCTGTCGCCTGACCGAAGACCAGGGGGATCAGTGCCCCGCCGGCGATGCTCATGATGAGCAGGGCACTCCCCTGGGCGGTGAATTTCCCAAGGCCTTGAAGCGCAAGGGGCCAGATGGCGGGCCAGACCAGGGCATGCGAGAGCCCGAGCAGCGCCACCAGTGCGACCGGGTCGGGAATGGTGGCGATACCGCTCCAGCCCCACAGTACATTAGAGATGGCGCTGCTCTCGGAAGAGCTGAAAAGCAGGGCGACAATGGTCAGTGTTCCTCCGACAGCGGAGTAGATCAGTGCTCTCTCCTGGCTCAGATATTTGGGAATGGCAGCGACACCGACGAGATAACCCATCACCATGAAAACCATCGTGTAGGAGGTGAGTGCGGTGAAGTTGGCGACGCCCAGGGTCTGCCCGAAGAGGCCGATCGTGTCACCCGCGACGACCTCGACACCGACGTAGGCGAAGAGTGCCACGGCGCCGAGAACGACCTGGGGGTAGTGAAAGATATGTGTTTTCGCTTCATCTTCCTCTGCCTCGTTGAACTCGATCTCGGGCAGGGAGGAGAAGAGGACCAGGAAGATAAGACCGGTCAGGATCGCCGCCATGACAAGGTAGGGGACGATCAGCTTGGAAGCCAGCAGCTCTATCTCGGCGCCGGAGAGCACTTCTTTCGAAAAGAGGCTCAGGTCGCTGAAGATCAGCGCGGTGAAGACCAGCGGTGCGATGATGCCGGCTCCCTTGTTGACCACCCCCATGATGCTGATACGCATCGCCGCGCTCTCGGTCGGACCGATCAGGACGATGTAGGGGTTCGATGCCGTCTGC
Encoded proteins:
- a CDS encoding response regulator transcription factor, whose amino-acid sequence is MKKRILIVEDEYEIVRLIKNRLDPELFVVDYALDGREAMDFIVGNRYDLVILDIMLPRVNGLEVCRHLHKHAPETFIFIISALTAESQKIEAYEMGADSYIHKPFSPRVLASEIMALFRRCNTYQHLVRHNEISLEDDFFRLRINGHVLQLTPSEYLIFSTLFENRRSPFSRLDLAALIYEHGQGDISERGIDSHVAHIRKKLQPFDQKDLIETVRGKGYVINAD
- a CDS encoding HAMP domain-containing sensor histidine kinase; translation: MRIKSFLILVYGTAGLFIASITAFMTFLIIEEPIGYKMGSKIVLTVVLTTPVVILISAVTGGLFARHINAIAERLEKIAEGEYGTDLSGSAIKELATINDVSNRLSQEISTLLGSLKARNEELSMMLLTFSHDVRTPLMIANGYIEELEDNLVPSERLPAVYEKLKNENNYINELCNDILTYQHSREKESRVNDAILVQPIADEVIALLDAPIVNAVDPSISFAFNVIDLKKVLINLLQNALKYAQSEEIKIYSQDAEIIVEDSGIGIEPVHHSKIFEPFYTVDSSKNRVHSGFGLGLAITKNLCRRNQCLIQYDAGYERGARFILSKSSTS
- a CDS encoding sugar MFS transporter, whose protein sequence is MPADVKQSSLIPMLIIGTLFFIFGFVTWLNGSLIPFLKVICDLNDFQALFVTFAFYIAYTTMAYPMSFILTKTGYKKGMAIGLGIMAVGALLFIPAAFSADFLIFLAALFTLGSGLTILQTASNPYIVLIGPTESAAMRISIMGVVNKGAGIIAPLVFTALIFSDLSLFSKEVLSGAEIELLASKLIVPYLVMAAILTGLIFLVLFSSLPEIEFNEAEEDEAKTHIFHYPQVVLGAVALFAYVGVEVVAGDTIGLFGQTLGVANFTALTSYTMVFMVMGYLVGVAAIPKYLSQERALIYSAVGGTLTIVALLFSSSESSAISNVLWGWSGIATIPDPVALVALLGLSHALVWPAIWPLALQGLGKFTAQGSALLIMSIAGGALIPLVFGQATELGGDMQFAYAVTLPCYLFIFFYALKGHKIKRWQR